The Carnobacterium divergens genome includes a window with the following:
- a CDS encoding Y-family DNA polymerase, whose product MELDYSNEPRSDMLCIDIKSFYASVECVERGLDPLKTMLVVMSNAESNGGLILASSPAAKKQLGISNVMRKFDLPHHPQLIIVPPRMSLYIEKNKQIIAIFRKYAAEEDILVYSIDEAFLKITPVKKLFHATPYELARKIQYDVYRQLGLYTTIGIGDNPLLAKLALDNEAKDAPDFKAEWRYHNVADKVWRIPSLTDMWGIGSQTAKKLIQMNIHSVYDLAHFDPGILKEKMGIIGEQLYAHSWGIDRSDISVKYKSLEKSYSNSQILLKDYTIQKEIELVIKEMADQVATRLRKKNCQTQCISLFIRYSNHEVTKGFNRQLKITATNNTKQLIEHCLTLFRNYYKDESVRQIGISCSKLVYRTDIQLDLFKEINEQVNEYHLDTVVDKVRTKYGFNSLIHASSLLEGATAIKRSSLVGGHASGKEERHAK is encoded by the coding sequence TTGGAATTGGACTATTCTAACGAACCACGTTCGGATATGTTATGTATCGACATCAAAAGTTTTTACGCTAGTGTTGAATGCGTTGAACGTGGCTTAGACCCACTTAAAACCATGCTCGTTGTAATGTCTAACGCCGAAAGCAACGGAGGGTTAATTTTAGCTAGTTCACCTGCTGCAAAAAAACAACTAGGGATTTCTAATGTGATGCGTAAATTTGATTTGCCTCACCACCCTCAACTAATCATCGTTCCCCCTCGTATGAGTTTATACATCGAGAAAAACAAACAAATTATCGCTATTTTTAGAAAATATGCAGCTGAAGAAGATATTTTAGTCTATTCAATCGATGAAGCTTTTTTGAAAATAACCCCTGTCAAAAAACTGTTTCATGCTACTCCTTATGAACTTGCGCGAAAAATCCAGTACGATGTCTACCGTCAGCTGGGCTTGTACACTACCATTGGGATTGGGGATAATCCGTTGTTAGCCAAACTTGCTTTAGATAATGAAGCCAAAGATGCCCCCGATTTTAAAGCCGAATGGCGCTATCATAATGTAGCGGATAAAGTTTGGAGGATTCCCTCATTAACAGATATGTGGGGAATTGGTTCCCAAACGGCCAAAAAATTAATTCAAATGAATATCCACTCAGTCTATGACTTAGCACATTTTGACCCTGGAATACTTAAAGAAAAAATGGGGATTATCGGTGAACAACTTTATGCACATTCATGGGGGATCGATCGTAGCGATATTTCAGTTAAATACAAATCCTTAGAAAAATCTTACAGCAATTCGCAAATACTGCTTAAAGACTATACTATTCAAAAAGAAATAGAATTAGTCATTAAAGAAATGGCCGATCAAGTGGCTACAAGGTTACGCAAAAAAAATTGTCAGACACAGTGTATTTCTCTTTTTATACGCTATTCAAATCACGAAGTAACCAAAGGCTTTAATCGACAACTCAAAATTACCGCTACTAACAATACCAAGCAATTAATTGAACACTGTCTTACTTTGTTTCGCAACTATTATAAAGATGAAAGTGTCCGACAAATTGGCATCAGTTGCTCAAAACTAGTTTACCGTACGGATATCCAATTGGATCTATTCAAAGAAATAAACGAACAAGTCAACGAGTACCATTTGGATACAGTTGTTGATAAAGTTCGCACTAAGTATGGTTTTAATAGCTTGATTCATGCAAGTAGTCTTCTTGAAGGGGCTACTGCAATCAAGCGTAGTTCGTTAGTAGGTGGACACGCATCAGGAAAGGAAGAACGTCATGCTAAATAA
- a CDS encoding HesB/YadR/YfhF family protein produces the protein MKIEITDTAKKWFEDEVGVSNGAFVRFFGKYGGTSPIQQGFSLGIELVEPRNPLGSTEKEGVTYFVEDGDEWYFSGHDLKVDYDESKDEPIYEYL, from the coding sequence ATGAAAATTGAAATTACAGATACTGCAAAAAAATGGTTTGAAGATGAAGTAGGTGTGTCAAATGGAGCCTTTGTCCGTTTTTTTGGAAAATATGGTGGAACTAGTCCCATTCAACAAGGGTTCTCTTTGGGGATTGAATTAGTCGAACCTCGTAATCCGCTAGGAAGTACTGAAAAAGAAGGCGTAACGTATTTCGTTGAAGACGGTGATGAGTGGTATTTTAGTGGTCATGATTTAAAAGTAGATTATGATGAATCAAAAGATGAGCCGATCTATGAATATCTATAA
- a CDS encoding potassium channel family protein: protein MKKNFAIIGLGRFGGSICRTLVEAGQDVLVIDSSEDRVNEFMNIATHAVVANAQDESVLRSLGIRNFDHVIVAIGEDIQASILATLMIKEMGVPFVTAKAQNDYHGKVLERIGADHVVHPERDMGIRIGHHLVSKNVVDYLELSDEYSLVELKVTNPKFYRKSLDELDFRAKFGLTVIGIRRGQEMIISPKATETIEENDTLMVVGSVIDLDRLEAMMP from the coding sequence ATGAAAAAGAACTTTGCGATTATTGGATTAGGTCGTTTTGGCGGTAGTATTTGCCGTACGTTAGTAGAAGCTGGTCAAGATGTGTTAGTCATTGATTCAAGTGAAGACCGTGTAAATGAGTTTATGAATATCGCCACCCATGCAGTAGTAGCAAATGCTCAAGATGAAAGTGTGTTACGATCGTTAGGCATTCGTAATTTTGATCATGTTATTGTTGCAATTGGGGAAGACATTCAGGCCAGTATTCTGGCTACTTTAATGATTAAAGAAATGGGTGTTCCGTTTGTAACGGCTAAAGCACAAAATGATTATCACGGAAAAGTATTAGAACGCATTGGGGCAGATCACGTTGTTCATCCTGAAAGAGATATGGGAATTCGTATAGGACATCATTTAGTTTCTAAAAATGTGGTGGATTATCTGGAGTTGTCAGACGAATATTCGTTAGTAGAATTAAAGGTAACGAATCCAAAATTTTATCGCAAATCACTTGATGAATTAGATTTTAGAGCGAAATTTGGTTTGACAGTCATTGGGATTCGACGCGGACAGGAAATGATTATTTCACCAAAAGCAACAGAAACAATTGAAGAAAACGATACCTTGATGGTTGTAGGTTCAGTGATTGATTTAGACCGTTTAGAAGCAATGATGCCTTAA
- a CDS encoding response regulator transcription factor produces MIKVLLIDDHEMVRLGVSAYLSIQPDIEVIGEAENGLIGYEKALELRPDVIMMDLVMDVMDGIESTKAILKDWPEAKIIIVTSFIDDEKVYPALEAGASSYMLKTSTAGEIANAIRSTYAGESILEPEVTGKMMERFTKKKEPVLHDDLTNRENEILLLIAQGNSNQEIADQLFITLKTVKTHVSNILAKLDVEDRTQAAIYAFKHHLIK; encoded by the coding sequence ATGATCAAAGTGTTGCTGATTGATGATCACGAAATGGTAAGATTAGGGGTTTCAGCTTATTTGTCGATTCAACCGGATATTGAAGTGATTGGTGAAGCTGAAAATGGCTTGATTGGGTATGAAAAGGCATTAGAATTAAGACCTGACGTAATCATGATGGATTTAGTGATGGATGTTATGGATGGGATTGAATCTACAAAAGCGATTTTAAAAGATTGGCCTGAAGCAAAAATTATCATTGTCACAAGTTTTATTGATGATGAAAAAGTTTATCCAGCATTAGAGGCAGGGGCATCTAGCTATATGCTTAAAACATCAACTGCAGGAGAAATTGCCAATGCCATTCGTTCTACATACGCTGGTGAGTCAATTTTAGAACCAGAAGTGACAGGTAAGATGATGGAACGGTTTACTAAAAAGAAAGAACCTGTCTTGCATGATGATTTGACTAATCGTGAAAATGAAATTTTATTATTGATTGCGCAAGGGAATTCAAATCAAGAAATTGCGGATCAATTGTTTATTACATTGAAGACGGTCAAAACCCATGTATCCAATATCTTGGCTAAATTAGACGTAGAAGATCGAACACAAGCAGCGATTTATGCGTTTAAACACCATCTTATCAAATAA
- a CDS encoding sensor histidine kinase, with amino-acid sequence MKKIVNQRTFFTVSFFSFIVMLLIAIAFSSATSKNRWYIDLISVKILAIPFLVYLVAFSLIIGVVVATIMYFVGRAQWEHIEEELQALADGNYEASIFKEQTDLYSASIYQEDIDKHIGVVKDKLVELSKEVQLNGNQPKFVDGETKEEILTQERHRLARELHDSVSQQLFAAMMLLSALNEQASVDSSELFQKQLKMVESIINDSQSEMRALLLHLRPISLEGKTLKKGIEQLLVELKSKVQIVLTWEIEDVYLPSGIEDHLFRIVQELLSNTLRHSKANELEVYLKKVDQSILLRVIDDGVGFDTKESKAGNYGLQNIKERVAGMGGICKFISFPGQGTSIEIKIPIIKGSDENDQSVAD; translated from the coding sequence ATGAAGAAAATAGTCAATCAACGTACCTTTTTTACCGTTTCGTTTTTTTCATTTATTGTCATGCTTTTAATAGCAATTGCATTTAGTTCTGCAACATCTAAAAATCGATGGTATATTGACTTGATTTCAGTTAAGATTTTAGCCATCCCTTTTTTAGTTTATTTAGTTGCTTTTTCGCTTATTATTGGAGTGGTAGTTGCTACAATTATGTACTTTGTTGGGCGTGCCCAATGGGAACACATTGAGGAAGAATTACAAGCTTTAGCTGATGGAAATTATGAAGCGAGTATTTTTAAGGAACAAACCGATCTTTATAGTGCGTCCATTTACCAAGAAGATATTGATAAGCATATAGGCGTTGTCAAAGACAAACTTGTAGAGCTGTCTAAAGAAGTACAATTGAACGGCAATCAGCCTAAATTTGTTGATGGGGAAACAAAAGAAGAAATTTTAACCCAGGAACGTCATCGTTTGGCAAGAGAGCTTCACGATTCAGTTAGTCAGCAATTATTTGCAGCTATGATGTTACTATCTGCTTTAAATGAACAAGCATCTGTTGATTCTAGTGAGCTTTTTCAAAAGCAACTAAAAATGGTGGAAAGCATTATCAATGATTCGCAATCTGAAATGAGAGCGTTGTTGCTTCATTTACGCCCGATTAGTTTAGAAGGAAAAACGTTAAAAAAAGGGATAGAACAACTGCTTGTTGAATTAAAATCAAAAGTCCAAATTGTATTGACTTGGGAAATAGAAGATGTGTATTTACCAAGTGGCATTGAAGATCACTTATTTAGAATTGTGCAAGAATTGTTGTCTAATACATTGCGTCACTCAAAAGCAAATGAATTAGAAGTTTATTTAAAGAAAGTCGATCAATCCATTTTATTGCGTGTGATTGATGATGGTGTTGGTTTTGATACGAAAGAAAGTAAAGCTGGAAATTATGGGTTACAAAATATTAAAGAGCGTGTAGCAGGCATGGGTGGAATTTGTAAGTTTATTAGTTTCCCTGGACAAGGAACGAGTATTGAAATCAAGATACCAATTATAAAAGGGAGTGACGAGAATGATCAAAGTGTTGCTGATTGA
- the liaF gene encoding cell wall-active antibiotics response protein LiaF, producing MKNNWQFFILIESLLFVYLIFQIFSTVPLMIAFVAGLVMSIWSLKNKFTKGHNNSFFLVLGGLLVVFVLLSTSSIWLMLIFAIFFFSISGNQLFTNMKRKNFSNAPWKRKSLVVVETSSTTEKNSKRMKRPWIGNERIGNAIYEWDDINFSILAGDTIIDLGNTLLPKDESFVVIRKGFGKTRILVPVGVGVMIEHSAIRGKISFEGDSYTLKNETVKMYSDQYEESIRKIKIITNVLIGDIEVIEV from the coding sequence ATGAAAAACAATTGGCAATTTTTCATCCTTATTGAAAGCTTATTATTTGTTTATCTTATTTTCCAAATTTTTTCAACTGTACCTTTAATGATTGCGTTTGTAGCAGGTTTAGTTATGAGCATTTGGAGTCTTAAAAATAAATTTACAAAAGGCCATAATAATAGTTTCTTTTTAGTTTTAGGTGGTCTACTCGTAGTTTTTGTGTTACTTTCAACGAGTTCAATTTGGTTGATGTTAATTTTTGCCATTTTCTTCTTCTCCATTAGTGGCAATCAATTATTTACGAATATGAAGCGTAAAAATTTTTCAAATGCTCCGTGGAAACGCAAATCACTGGTTGTAGTGGAAACGAGTAGTACAACTGAAAAAAATAGTAAACGTATGAAGCGTCCGTGGATTGGGAATGAGCGTATTGGGAATGCAATTTATGAATGGGATGACATTAATTTTTCTATTCTTGCAGGAGACACCATCATTGATTTAGGAAATACCTTATTGCCTAAAGATGAGAGTTTTGTTGTGATCCGTAAAGGATTTGGCAAAACCCGTATTTTAGTTCCAGTTGGTGTAGGTGTTATGATTGAACATAGCGCAATTCGTGGTAAAATAAGCTTTGAAGGCGATAGCTATACACTAAAAAATGAGACCGTTAAAATGTACAGTGACCAATATGAAGAAAGCATTCGAAAAATCAAGATCATTACAAATGTGTTAATTGGTGATATTGAGGTGATTGAGGTATGA
- the greA gene encoding transcription elongation factor GreA yields MVEKVYPMTLEGKEKLENELEELKTVKRKEIVERIKIARSFGDLSENSEYESAKDEQAFVEGRITTLENMIRLSEIIDNKNTAKDEVSLGRTVKFIELPDGEEEEYTIVGSAEADPFSGKISNDSPIAKAIIGKRIDDEVVISTPGGDMQVKIISVS; encoded by the coding sequence ATGGTAGAAAAAGTTTATCCTATGACTTTAGAAGGTAAAGAAAAATTAGAAAATGAATTAGAAGAACTAAAAACTGTTAAAAGAAAAGAAATCGTTGAAAGAATTAAAATTGCTCGTAGTTTTGGAGATTTATCAGAGAACTCAGAGTACGAGTCAGCAAAAGATGAGCAAGCATTCGTTGAAGGTCGTATTACAACATTAGAAAATATGATTCGCTTATCTGAAATTATCGACAATAAAAATACGGCTAAAGATGAAGTTTCATTAGGTCGTACAGTGAAATTCATTGAATTGCCTGATGGTGAAGAAGAAGAATACACAATTGTTGGAAGCGCAGAAGCAGATCCATTTTCTGGTAAAATTTCTAACGACTCACCAATTGCGAAAGCAATTATTGGAAAACGGATTGATGATGAAGTAGTGATTTCAACTCCAGGTGGAGACATGCAAGTGAAAATTATTAGTGTATCCTAA